The Blastopirellula sediminis sequence CAAGGCTCGACTTGCGACGTGCCGGTAATCAGTCACGATCTCTTTCCGACGCTATTGGACGTCGCCGGCGTGACCTACGACGCGGATCAGCTGGACGGGGTGAGCATCGCCGGCTTGTTGACTGGGAAACAAACCTCACTGGATCGGGAGGCGCTCTATTGGCACTTTCCGCATTACTGGGGATCGACGCGTCCCTGCGGCGCGATTCGTAAAGACGATTGGAAGCTGGTCGAGCATTTTGAAACGGGCCGCTGTGAGCTCTATGACCTGAAGTCCGATCCCGGCGAACAGCACGACCTGGCGGATGACATGCCGCAGCAAACATCCGAGCTGCGCGACTCGTTGGCCCAATGGCGCAAGCGTGTGAATGCGCAAATGCCGACACGGCCATAGGCGGAGCGTCTTGCGTTGGGAGAATCGCGATCGGCGTGTCGCGAAATTGACATCCGTATCCGCGCTGTGGCGGGCGCTATCGCTGAACGTCACTTCGCACAGTCGTCACCCCGGCGGCGTGCAGTCGCTGTTTTGCGACGGCCACGTGCAGTTCGTCCGCGATACGATTCAGCTGGAAGTGTGGCAGGGATTTAGGAGCCGTTCT is a genomic window containing:
- a CDS encoding H-X9-DG-CTERM domain-containing protein, producing the protein MTSVSALWRALSLNVTSHSRHPGGVQSLFCDGHVQFVRDTIQLEVWQGFRSRSGGEALGAF